The Caballeronia sp. NK8 genome includes a window with the following:
- a CDS encoding monovalent cation:proton antiporter-2 (CPA2) family protein produces MTKLLIDVVIFLASALITVPLAVRFGFGAVLGYLLAGVLIGPWVLRLVTDVDAILHFSELGIVLMMFVIGLEMKIDALWAMRRTIFGYGTMQMTVCAAALLGVFMMLGLPWRIALTGGLALSLSSTAMVMSELQERKLMDMPTGRAGFGILLFQDMAAIPLIALLPLLGPTVPMPAAEPGWLVALKALAMLGAIALVGRYLLNAVLRLITSTGVPEIFTAFALLWIVGIALLMQSVHLSMSLGAFVAGVLLADSDFRHEIEVDMAPFKGLLLGLFFIAVGMSMDFSVLTREPVRVAVLVVAVVSVKAVAQWFLARRFEVPGSHRSFFAILLSQGGEFAFVVMAASLAAGVIDQRQASLVTLVVALSMVSTPLLLLVHRRLSEATTRARAG; encoded by the coding sequence ATGACAAAGCTGCTGATCGACGTGGTCATCTTTCTTGCGTCGGCGCTGATCACCGTGCCGCTGGCCGTTCGCTTCGGCTTCGGCGCGGTGCTCGGCTACCTGCTTGCGGGCGTCCTGATCGGCCCGTGGGTACTGCGGCTCGTGACCGATGTCGATGCGATCCTTCACTTCTCCGAGCTGGGCATCGTGCTGATGATGTTCGTGATCGGACTCGAAATGAAGATCGACGCGTTGTGGGCAATGCGCCGCACCATCTTCGGCTACGGAACCATGCAGATGACCGTTTGCGCCGCCGCGCTGCTGGGCGTTTTCATGATGCTGGGGCTGCCCTGGCGCATTGCGCTGACGGGCGGCCTCGCGCTGTCGCTATCGTCGACGGCGATGGTCATGTCCGAGCTACAGGAGCGCAAGCTCATGGACATGCCGACGGGCCGCGCGGGGTTCGGCATTCTGCTGTTCCAGGACATGGCGGCCATTCCGCTGATCGCGCTCCTGCCGCTGCTCGGACCGACGGTGCCCATGCCCGCCGCCGAACCGGGCTGGCTCGTCGCGCTGAAGGCGCTCGCCATGCTGGGCGCCATCGCGCTCGTCGGGCGCTATCTGCTGAACGCCGTGCTGCGGCTCATCACGAGCACGGGCGTCCCGGAGATCTTCACCGCATTCGCATTGCTGTGGATCGTCGGCATCGCGCTTCTCATGCAGAGCGTGCATCTGTCGATGTCGCTGGGCGCGTTCGTCGCGGGCGTGCTGCTCGCCGATTCCGACTTTCGCCACGAAATCGAAGTCGATATGGCGCCGTTCAAGGGCTTGCTGCTCGGTTTGTTCTTCATCGCGGTAGGCATGTCGATGGATTTCAGCGTGCTCACGCGCGAGCCGGTGCGGGTAGCGGTGCTCGTCGTCGCGGTGGTCAGCGTGAAGGCGGTCGCGCAGTGGTTCCTTGCGCGCCGCTTCGAAGTGCCGGGATCGCACCGGAGCTTCTTCGCCATTCTGCTGTCGCAGGGCGGCGAGTTCGCGTTCGTCGTGATGGCCGCGTCATTGGCGGCGGGTGTCATCGATCAGCGTCAGGCATCGCTCGTCACGCTGGTCGTCGCGCTCTCGATGGTCTCCACGCCCCTGTTGCTGCTCGTGCACCGCCGGCTGTCCGAAGCGACCACGCGGGCTCGGGCAGGGTAA
- a CDS encoding AI-2E family transporter — translation MLSPISERTLSRELLDVLIRAGLVAVLAVFCFRVFVPFLDLMVWALILAVTLYPLQVRLRGAFGGKDGLIATLIIFVAFVVILVPTYLLGVAVATSIERAMGIVRSGTFQIPPPAESVAAWPLVGQRVYDFWAQASTDVTGLAQKFAPQIKEAGLAVLGTITGLGAGLIVFFLALIVAGIFMAHGEKGYSSAVQIASRISGPENGQQIADLCTATIRAVAQGVVGIAFIQMLLIGIGFVIMGIPGAGLLALAVLLIGIMQLPATLITIPVIIFVIVTNGVSTATIVFSVYTFIAGLADNVLKPMLLGRGVAVPMPVVLIGALGGMVTGGVIGLFIGPVMLAVAYKLFWRWVKQQPSLEPPQQQERL, via the coding sequence ATGCTATCGCCGATTTCTGAGCGCACGCTCTCAAGGGAACTACTCGATGTCCTGATTCGCGCGGGTCTCGTTGCCGTTCTGGCGGTCTTCTGTTTTCGGGTATTCGTGCCGTTCCTCGACCTGATGGTCTGGGCGCTGATCCTCGCGGTCACGCTGTACCCGCTTCAGGTCCGGCTCCGCGGCGCGTTTGGCGGCAAGGACGGTCTGATCGCCACGTTGATCATCTTCGTCGCGTTCGTCGTCATCCTCGTGCCGACGTACCTGCTCGGCGTGGCGGTTGCCACGTCCATCGAGCGCGCGATGGGCATCGTCAGGAGCGGCACCTTCCAGATTCCGCCGCCAGCGGAATCGGTGGCCGCATGGCCTCTGGTCGGGCAGCGGGTGTACGACTTCTGGGCGCAGGCGTCGACGGATGTCACGGGTCTCGCGCAGAAGTTTGCGCCGCAGATCAAGGAAGCCGGCCTTGCCGTGCTCGGCACGATCACGGGACTTGGCGCCGGGCTGATCGTGTTCTTTCTCGCGCTGATCGTCGCGGGCATCTTCATGGCGCATGGCGAGAAGGGCTATAGCAGCGCCGTGCAGATCGCCTCGCGCATCTCCGGACCCGAAAACGGCCAGCAGATCGCGGATCTTTGCACGGCCACGATTCGCGCGGTGGCGCAAGGCGTGGTCGGGATCGCGTTCATCCAGATGCTGTTGATCGGCATCGGCTTCGTCATCATGGGTATTCCCGGCGCGGGGCTGCTCGCGCTCGCCGTGCTGCTGATCGGCATCATGCAGTTGCCGGCGACGTTGATCACGATTCCCGTCATCATCTTCGTGATCGTGACGAATGGCGTGAGCACGGCGACGATCGTCTTCTCGGTCTATACCTTCATCGCCGGTCTCGCCGATAACGTGCTCAAGCCGATGCTGCTGGGTCGCGGCGTCGCGGTGCCGATGCCCGTGGTGCTGATCGGCGCGCTCGGCGGCATGGTGACGGGCGGCGTGATCGGCCTGTTCATCGGTCCCGTGATGCTTGCGGTCGCCTACAAGCTGTTCTGGCGCTGGGTGAAACAACAACCGTCCCTGGAACCCCCGCAACAACAGGAGCGGCTCTGA
- a CDS encoding efflux transporter outer membrane subunit gives MRVGPDFHPQHEPWSEHWSSTSLEQVTQQAPQPDVRQWWRIFGDENLERLMEQADAGNGDLQIAGLRVIEARAQLGIALAGRYPQVQQASAEALASAQKRSDGFDPRSGVYLQYGAGFVVGWELDFWGRFARAIESADAAFFAAQANRDAALVLLHAQVAETYFTLRTGEARLRIARENAQLQKRSYDIAQKLFKAGETDELDFQQANTQYLGTLSSIPELESQIVLAKHALSLLMGRPPGPLPEIGVSSGKGGVIPLVDRAVLQDVPADLLLRRPDVRAAEYQMAAQSALIGVAEADFYPSVSLLGTLGFSASSLKGSPSTLAVAIGPSVVWNVFDHGRITNNVRVQDVRLQQLTVAYQNTVREAAREADDAATSLIAASRRDAILNEAQGAARRSLTLASTIYREGYSDFQRVLDAQRALFAQQDAYVVNRRNAVGSLIALYKALGGGWTTRQPLVDAATRQQMQQRTDWGDLLNEVSVPSEGAAR, from the coding sequence ATGCGCGTGGGGCCGGACTTTCATCCGCAACACGAGCCCTGGAGCGAACACTGGAGCAGCACGTCGCTAGAACAGGTCACGCAGCAGGCGCCGCAGCCCGATGTCCGGCAATGGTGGCGAATCTTCGGCGACGAGAATCTCGAACGCCTGATGGAACAAGCCGATGCCGGCAACGGCGACCTGCAGATCGCCGGTTTGCGCGTGATCGAGGCGCGCGCACAACTGGGCATCGCGCTCGCGGGACGCTATCCGCAAGTGCAGCAGGCCAGCGCCGAGGCGCTTGCGTCCGCGCAAAAGCGTTCGGATGGTTTCGATCCGCGCTCGGGCGTATATCTGCAGTACGGCGCGGGCTTCGTCGTCGGATGGGAGCTCGACTTCTGGGGGCGGTTCGCACGCGCGATCGAGTCGGCCGACGCCGCGTTCTTCGCCGCGCAGGCGAACCGCGACGCCGCGCTGGTTCTTCTGCACGCTCAGGTCGCCGAAACCTATTTCACGCTGCGCACCGGCGAGGCGCGCCTGCGCATCGCCCGCGAGAACGCTCAGTTGCAGAAGCGCAGCTACGACATCGCGCAAAAACTCTTCAAGGCCGGCGAGACGGATGAACTGGATTTCCAGCAGGCGAATACGCAGTATCTGGGCACGTTGAGCAGCATCCCTGAACTCGAGAGCCAGATCGTGCTCGCGAAACACGCGTTGTCCCTGCTGATGGGCCGGCCGCCCGGCCCGTTGCCGGAAATCGGCGTGTCGTCCGGTAAGGGAGGCGTGATTCCGCTGGTGGATCGCGCCGTCCTGCAGGACGTACCCGCCGATCTGCTGCTGCGTCGCCCCGACGTGCGCGCCGCCGAATATCAGATGGCCGCGCAATCGGCCCTCATCGGCGTGGCGGAAGCGGATTTCTATCCGTCGGTCTCCCTGCTCGGCACGCTCGGCTTCAGCGCGAGTTCGCTGAAGGGCTCGCCGAGCACGCTTGCCGTGGCGATCGGCCCCAGCGTGGTCTGGAACGTCTTCGATCACGGCAGAATCACGAACAATGTGCGCGTTCAGGACGTGCGGCTGCAGCAGTTGACGGTCGCTTATCAGAACACCGTGCGCGAAGCGGCGCGCGAGGCCGATGACGCCGCCACGTCGCTGATCGCCGCGTCGCGCCGCGACGCCATCCTGAACGAGGCGCAAGGGGCCGCGCGGCGCTCGCTGACGCTCGCCAGCACGATCTATCGGGAAGGGTACTCGGACTTCCAGCGCGTGCTCGATGCGCAGCGCGCGCTGTTCGCCCAGCAGGACGCGTATGTCGTCAACCGGCGCAACGCGGTCGGCAGTCTGATCGCGCTCTACAAGGCGCTGGGCGGCGGCTGGACCACGCGCCAGCCGCTCGTCGATGCCGCGACCCGCCAGCAGATGCAGCAACGCACCGACTGGGGCGATCTGCTGAACGAGGTGAGCGTGCCATCCGAAGGAGCGGCTCGATGA
- a CDS encoding HlyD family secretion protein produces the protein MSETSGSSEAASARTPPPAPAGDPSGRALKCVITLIVVSLIWYLLADRITPYTQQARVQAYVVPVAAEVSGRVTRVLVRDNQEVNAGDVLFEIDGEQYRITADRARADLETMRRQIGASTAGIDSARASLRAAIANEVKARQDSERLERLYREDEGTISLRRLEVARATYEQAQSQVVAARAEVERAREQQGGIEAENAQLRSAAGALQKAELDLANTRIRARTGGVITDLGTEVGQFASAGKAVMTLIAIRDVWISAHMTENNLGRLRPGTPVAIVLDALPGEVFKGRIRSIGFGVSVGQSTPPGSLPTVQTSRDWLRPAQRFPVIVEFDKDERARLYNLRVGGQAEVMAFPSQGNPLNPLGRMFLRVMSWLAYVY, from the coding sequence ATGAGCGAAACGTCCGGATCGTCGGAAGCCGCATCGGCGCGCACGCCGCCGCCTGCTCCGGCTGGCGATCCATCGGGCAGGGCGCTGAAGTGTGTAATCACGCTGATCGTCGTGAGCCTGATCTGGTATCTGCTGGCCGACCGCATCACGCCCTATACGCAGCAGGCGCGCGTGCAGGCCTATGTGGTGCCGGTCGCCGCGGAAGTATCGGGCCGGGTGACGCGCGTGCTGGTGCGTGACAATCAGGAGGTCAACGCAGGCGACGTGCTTTTCGAAATCGACGGCGAGCAATACCGCATCACCGCCGATCGCGCTCGCGCCGATCTCGAAACCATGCGCCGGCAGATCGGCGCAAGCACGGCCGGCATCGATTCGGCGCGTGCGTCGCTGCGCGCGGCCATCGCGAACGAGGTCAAGGCACGGCAGGACAGCGAGCGGCTCGAAAGGCTGTATCGCGAGGACGAAGGCACGATCTCGCTGCGGCGTCTCGAAGTGGCGCGAGCGACCTACGAGCAAGCGCAGAGTCAGGTTGTCGCGGCGCGTGCGGAAGTCGAGCGTGCGCGCGAACAGCAGGGCGGCATCGAGGCGGAGAACGCGCAGTTGCGCAGCGCGGCCGGTGCGCTCCAGAAGGCCGAACTCGATCTCGCCAACACGCGCATCAGGGCGCGAACCGGCGGCGTCATCACCGATCTCGGCACGGAAGTCGGGCAGTTCGCATCGGCAGGCAAGGCGGTGATGACGCTGATCGCGATCCGCGACGTGTGGATCAGCGCCCACATGACCGAAAACAATCTCGGCCGCCTGAGGCCCGGCACGCCTGTGGCCATCGTGCTGGATGCGCTGCCGGGCGAAGTCTTCAAAGGGCGGATTCGCAGCATCGGGTTCGGCGTGAGCGTGGGACAGAGCACGCCGCCCGGCAGTCTGCCGACGGTACAGACGAGCCGCGACTGGCTGCGGCCGGCCCAGCGCTTTCCGGTGATCGTCGAGTTCGACAAGGACGAGCGCGCGCGTCTCTACAACCTGCGTGTCGGCGGGCAGGCCGAGGTGATGGCGTTTCCGAGTCAAGGCAATCCGCTCAATCCACTCGGTCGCATGTTCCTGCGTGTGATGAGCTGGCTGGCCTACGTCTACTGA
- a CDS encoding DUF2955 domain-containing protein, producing the protein MENRFQLPGRRTLRMASGTALCLAISFALEFPVPVIAPVFAVFLLATQNRPLSFRAAAMLALVVMLTTGSGLLLVPLLRHYALAGVMLVGLLLFVAFLYGVRGGNNLVATFLVAGLTMISAAGTADFQLGATVVGALVKGLLLALLVSALMHGLFPETANARPPSAARAVSANQAARIALRAALVVMPAYLLAMTDPASYMPIIMKSVSLGRQSCTTSARGAARELIGSTLLGGLLAILFWFALKLAVHLWMFFLWMLLFGLLVGRRLHGIRMTRYPPGVWLNGFITMIILLGQSVQDSIAGKDVYTAFAVRMGLFLAVTLYACLMLLVFDRVRSG; encoded by the coding sequence ATGGAAAACAGGTTCCAGCTTCCCGGCCGACGTACGCTGCGCATGGCGAGCGGGACGGCGTTGTGCCTCGCGATCAGCTTCGCGCTGGAGTTCCCGGTGCCTGTGATCGCGCCGGTGTTTGCGGTCTTTCTGCTCGCGACGCAGAACCGGCCGCTGTCGTTCAGGGCAGCCGCGATGTTGGCGCTCGTCGTGATGCTGACCACCGGCAGCGGCCTGCTGCTCGTTCCGTTGCTTCGGCATTACGCGCTCGCCGGCGTGATGCTCGTCGGCCTGTTGCTTTTCGTCGCGTTCCTCTATGGCGTGCGCGGCGGTAACAACCTCGTCGCGACCTTTCTGGTGGCGGGGCTCACGATGATCTCCGCAGCCGGCACGGCCGACTTCCAGTTGGGCGCGACCGTGGTCGGCGCGCTGGTGAAAGGGCTGCTGCTCGCCTTGCTGGTATCGGCGCTCATGCACGGCCTGTTCCCCGAGACCGCGAACGCGCGGCCACCGTCTGCCGCGAGAGCCGTCTCCGCCAATCAGGCCGCGCGCATTGCACTTCGCGCCGCGCTGGTGGTCATGCCAGCGTACCTCCTTGCGATGACCGACCCGGCGAGCTATATGCCGATCATCATGAAGTCAGTCAGCCTCGGCAGACAGAGTTGCACTACGAGCGCGCGCGGCGCGGCGCGGGAACTCATCGGCTCGACACTGCTCGGCGGCTTGCTCGCGATCCTGTTCTGGTTTGCGCTGAAGCTCGCCGTGCACCTGTGGATGTTCTTCCTGTGGATGTTGCTGTTCGGTTTGCTGGTCGGGCGCAGGCTCCATGGCATCAGGATGACGCGCTACCCGCCCGGTGTCTGGCTGAATGGCTTCATCACGATGATCATCCTGCTGGGTCAGTCCGTGCAGGACAGTATCGCGGGCAAGGACGTCTATACCGCGTTTGCGGTGCGCATGGGGCTTTTTCTTGCGGTTACCCTTTACGCGTGCCTGATGCTGCTGGTTTTCGATCGAGTGCGCAGCGGATGA
- a CDS encoding MipA/OmpV family protein, which yields MKLCNVLTGACFSVVLGSACASPVDLSNALPNFFGAGIGSTTEYAGGKDRIVGVLPGMRYVTNGGHLFEWYGTYAQYNFGSLSGFQWGPAVALRLGRRDVDDPVVSQVHNVSTTVEGGGYVGYEYSYVGDVPYRLRGELTVVTNAGSVYTGARTSVNTSAWFPLHTRVLLGGGLGATWVSGGFNETYYGVTSEDSQRSGLPVFNPGGGLNQITGWVAGIFQISPKWYAGAMVFYQRLMGASAASPIVTQRGTRNQLTYGVGIAYAFR from the coding sequence GTGAAACTATGCAATGTGCTCACCGGAGCATGCTTCTCGGTTGTTCTCGGCAGCGCCTGTGCAAGCCCGGTGGACCTCTCGAACGCATTGCCCAATTTTTTTGGCGCAGGAATCGGTTCGACCACCGAGTATGCCGGTGGAAAGGACCGCATTGTTGGCGTGCTTCCGGGCATGCGATACGTGACGAACGGTGGCCACCTGTTCGAGTGGTACGGAACCTATGCGCAATACAACTTCGGGAGCCTGAGTGGATTCCAGTGGGGTCCGGCGGTGGCGCTTCGACTGGGGCGACGGGATGTCGACGATCCTGTCGTGTCACAGGTCCACAACGTCTCCACCACGGTGGAAGGGGGAGGCTACGTCGGCTATGAGTACAGCTACGTCGGCGATGTGCCGTACCGCCTTCGAGGCGAGCTTACCGTTGTCACGAACGCCGGCTCGGTCTACACGGGTGCGCGCACGTCAGTGAACACGAGCGCATGGTTTCCCCTGCATACGCGTGTGCTCCTCGGCGGCGGACTCGGAGCGACATGGGTGAGCGGCGGATTCAACGAGACCTACTACGGCGTAACCTCCGAGGACTCCCAGAGGAGCGGATTACCGGTCTTCAATCCCGGAGGTGGCCTCAACCAGATTACAGGCTGGGTGGCCGGGATCTTTCAGATCAGCCCGAAGTGGTACGCGGGCGCGATGGTTTTTTACCAGCGCCTTATGGGTGCTTCAGCAGCCAGCCCCATCGTGACGCAGCGCGGGACCCGCAATCAACTGACTTACGGCGTCGGGATCGCTTACGCTTTTCGATGA
- a CDS encoding DUF3300 domain-containing protein — protein sequence MAQAWDAGRALPVTTNLGSLNALVGPIALYPDDLIAIILPASTYPVEVVQADRFLERRKAQKDLPVNEAWQDPIKALLNYPEVVRKMSSDLDWTVALGEAVVTDQSAVLEAVQRFRRQTQSVGNLKTDDKQTVVVEKEVIKIVPSNPEVIYVPQYNPSTVVISSPTPVYAYWPAPYPVYYYPYAPGAAFATGLIWGAAITAAWNGGHYVSHYEGGNNTININREGNVNRADVKNELSSRAANRSANGTTSSQRSTQWRSEKKPGQVSGASTRASTKRVGDAPSRASGGNFGAAGGERAGVRAPTPAQSSRAQSAGNLQGRGGEAFSGYGSAQGARADSARGAASRQSRPGGQGGRNFQGGGFSGGARGGFGGGGRVGRR from the coding sequence ATGGCTCAGGCGTGGGACGCGGGACGTGCACTGCCCGTCACGACTAACTTGGGTTCGCTCAACGCGCTCGTCGGTCCGATCGCACTCTATCCTGATGACCTCATCGCAATCATTCTTCCTGCATCTACTTATCCTGTCGAAGTGGTGCAGGCAGACCGGTTTCTTGAGCGCAGAAAAGCCCAGAAGGACTTGCCGGTCAACGAAGCATGGCAGGATCCGATCAAGGCGCTGCTGAACTATCCTGAAGTCGTGAGGAAAATGAGCAGCGACCTCGACTGGACCGTGGCGCTTGGCGAAGCGGTCGTAACGGATCAAAGCGCGGTATTGGAGGCCGTGCAGCGGTTCCGGCGTCAGACTCAGTCGGTGGGGAATCTCAAGACGGATGACAAGCAGACGGTGGTGGTCGAGAAGGAAGTTATCAAGATTGTTCCGTCTAATCCCGAGGTCATCTACGTGCCCCAGTACAACCCTTCGACGGTCGTCATCAGCAGCCCGACGCCGGTTTATGCCTACTGGCCAGCGCCGTATCCGGTCTACTACTATCCCTACGCACCCGGCGCGGCTTTCGCGACGGGCCTCATTTGGGGTGCGGCGATCACGGCGGCGTGGAACGGCGGGCATTACGTGTCGCACTATGAGGGCGGCAACAACACGATCAACATCAACCGCGAAGGCAACGTCAACCGGGCCGATGTCAAGAACGAGTTGAGCAGCCGCGCTGCGAACCGCTCGGCGAACGGAACCACTTCGTCTCAGCGCTCGACCCAGTGGCGCTCGGAAAAGAAGCCCGGCCAGGTGTCGGGCGCGAGCACACGAGCATCGACGAAACGCGTTGGTGATGCGCCATCTCGCGCCAGCGGCGGGAATTTCGGCGCGGCCGGCGGCGAACGCGCTGGAGTGCGCGCCCCGACGCCTGCGCAGTCGTCACGCGCACAGAGCGCCGGCAACCTTCAGGGACGGGGTGGCGAAGCGTTCAGCGGCTATGGGTCTGCTCAAGGCGCCAGAGCGGACAGCGCGCGCGGCGCCGCGAGCCGGCAGTCGAGGCCGGGCGGACAAGGTGGGCGCAATTTTCAGGGTGGCGGCTTTTCGGGCGGTGCGCGCGGAGGATTTGGCGGAGGCGGCCGCGTCGGCCGTCGATAG
- a CDS encoding DUF2950 domain-containing protein has protein sequence MNSSSRRFVACSIIATLIGPLAALAAEEQLTFQTPDDAVSALEQALKSNDDTALIAIFGNAHKELVVTPDEAENRELRANALAEFNAYHLLEETSPGRRVLHIGDEAWPMPIPLVRTQGAWRFATEEGEQEVLDRRIGANEREAIKVMRAYVDAQREYAMRDRMGDGVLQYARKLGSTPGKRDGLYWPADESKGEEPSPFGPLIAASANYLKDRNPGDAYHGYYFRILTRQGKHAPGGPFPYIINGRMLAGFAMAAYPAQYGASGVMTFVVNNNGVVYQKNRGASAKPLTEFDPDASWSRVKEP, from the coding sequence ATGAACAGCTCGTCTCGTCGATTCGTCGCATGCTCGATCATCGCGACGCTCATCGGTCCTCTGGCGGCTCTTGCCGCAGAGGAGCAACTGACCTTCCAGACCCCGGACGACGCAGTCAGTGCACTGGAACAGGCGCTCAAGTCGAACGACGACACCGCGCTCATCGCCATCTTCGGCAATGCACACAAGGAACTCGTCGTGACGCCGGACGAAGCCGAGAATCGCGAGCTGCGCGCCAATGCACTCGCCGAGTTCAATGCGTATCACCTGCTGGAGGAAACGTCGCCGGGCCGCCGCGTCCTCCATATCGGCGATGAAGCGTGGCCCATGCCGATTCCGCTAGTTCGCACGCAAGGCGCGTGGCGCTTCGCAACTGAAGAGGGTGAGCAGGAAGTACTGGACCGGCGCATTGGCGCGAACGAGCGCGAGGCTATCAAGGTGATGCGCGCGTATGTCGATGCGCAACGCGAGTATGCAATGCGCGACCGCATGGGCGACGGCGTGCTGCAGTACGCGCGCAAGCTCGGCAGCACGCCGGGCAAGCGCGACGGGTTGTATTGGCCTGCGGACGAATCAAAGGGTGAAGAGCCGAGTCCGTTCGGGCCCCTGATCGCCGCAAGCGCGAACTATCTCAAGGATCGAAACCCGGGCGACGCGTATCACGGATATTACTTCCGCATTCTCACGCGACAGGGAAAGCACGCGCCGGGCGGTCCTTTCCCGTACATCATCAATGGCCGCATGCTGGCGGGCTTCGCGATGGCCGCGTACCCCGCGCAATATGGCGCAAGCGGGGTGATGACGTTTGTGGTCAACAACAATGGCGTCGTGTATCAGAAGAATCGCGGTGCGTCGGCGAAGCCGCTGACTGAGTTCGATCCTGATGCGTCGTGGAGCCGCGTGAAAGAGCCTTGA
- a CDS encoding cyclic-phosphate processing receiver domain-containing protein, whose amino-acid sequence MKVYLDDLRETPPGWIRVYWPDEAIRLLEAGGVEEISLDHDLGNDERGTGYDVIVWMEEAVALRGFKPPRIVVHSANSAARARMTAGIDAIKSLAGRQGI is encoded by the coding sequence TTGAAAGTTTATCTCGACGATCTCAGAGAGACACCGCCAGGCTGGATTAGGGTGTACTGGCCCGACGAGGCCATCCGTCTTCTCGAAGCGGGGGGTGTAGAAGAGATCAGTCTTGACCACGATCTAGGTAATGACGAGCGCGGGACCGGCTACGATGTGATTGTCTGGATGGAGGAGGCTGTTGCGCTTCGGGGGTTCAAGCCGCCGAGAATTGTCGTCCATTCTGCGAACTCCGCAGCACGGGCGCGAATGACGGCGGGGATTGATGCGATTAAGTCGTTGGCAGGACGACAGGGTATATAA
- a CDS encoding MBOAT family protein, with protein MLFNSDSFLFLFLPIVFAGTFLLSRYRHRWAVMWLGVASLCFYAVWNPRFVALLLASITFNYGAAWWIGTKSRCLRPGRANWETAAAVAVNLAVLGYYKYANFFIDSTNHFLGWHLDVLAVILPLGISFFTFTQIAFLVDVNRGVAREYCFANYLLFVTYFPHLIAGPVLHHKQMMPQFGNPDTFEINPHNIAAGLTVFVLGLAKKVLIADTLARAATPLFSVASAGVPLTFFEAWIAAFAYTLQLYFDFSGYCDMAVGISLLFNVKLPINFDSPYKSASIIDFWRRWHMTLSAFLRDYLYIPLGGSRNGGLLRRHANLMITMLLGGLWHGAGWTFVVWGGLHGAYLIINHGWRAHASRFGVAHTSAPWRMASVALTFIAVVVGWVFFRADNFATAWNVLAGMTGLHGISLPVALRGHLSVFEGSKLHSSLRFDGLISSVTLPNIVFIALLFGSILVWAFPNLQRLLEEHMSAENSDMRWPVTATKRKSLSFVNPRAMLAVMSALLFFVVVLAIRSDGPSEFLYFEF; from the coding sequence ATGCTGTTCAATTCCGATTCATTTCTCTTCCTTTTTCTTCCGATTGTGTTCGCCGGTACGTTTCTGCTCAGTCGTTACCGTCATCGATGGGCTGTCATGTGGCTCGGAGTGGCGTCGCTATGCTTCTATGCGGTGTGGAATCCCCGCTTCGTCGCGCTCTTGCTGGCATCCATTACGTTCAACTACGGGGCCGCCTGGTGGATCGGCACGAAAAGCAGATGTTTGCGGCCTGGACGCGCTAATTGGGAGACCGCTGCCGCGGTCGCGGTCAACCTCGCGGTGCTTGGCTACTATAAATATGCGAACTTCTTTATCGACTCGACGAATCACTTCCTGGGCTGGCATCTGGATGTGCTTGCAGTGATTCTGCCTTTAGGCATTTCGTTCTTTACCTTCACGCAGATCGCCTTTCTCGTGGACGTCAATCGTGGCGTTGCGCGCGAGTACTGCTTCGCTAACTATTTACTGTTCGTCACTTACTTTCCACATCTGATCGCGGGACCTGTTCTGCATCACAAGCAGATGATGCCGCAGTTCGGCAATCCGGACACTTTCGAGATCAATCCGCATAACATAGCGGCCGGGCTAACGGTTTTTGTCCTGGGGCTTGCAAAGAAAGTGCTGATCGCCGACACCTTGGCCCGAGCCGCAACGCCCCTCTTCAGCGTGGCCAGCGCAGGCGTGCCGCTCACATTCTTTGAGGCGTGGATCGCGGCCTTCGCGTATACGCTGCAACTGTATTTCGATTTCTCGGGCTATTGCGATATGGCGGTAGGCATCTCCCTGCTGTTCAACGTCAAACTGCCGATAAACTTCGACTCCCCTTATAAATCCGCGAGCATCATCGACTTCTGGCGACGCTGGCACATGACGCTCTCGGCGTTCCTGCGTGATTACCTTTACATACCGCTGGGTGGAAGTCGCAATGGCGGACTGCTGCGCCGCCACGCCAACCTGATGATAACGATGCTGCTGGGCGGTCTGTGGCATGGCGCGGGCTGGACGTTCGTCGTGTGGGGCGGGCTGCACGGCGCTTATCTGATCATCAATCACGGCTGGCGCGCCCATGCCTCGCGCTTTGGCGTCGCTCACACGAGCGCGCCATGGCGGATGGCGAGTGTGGCGCTCACCTTCATCGCGGTAGTCGTTGGATGGGTCTTCTTTCGGGCCGATAACTTCGCAACCGCATGGAACGTGCTCGCCGGTATGACCGGATTGCACGGCATTTCGCTTCCCGTCGCCCTGCGAGGACACCTGTCCGTCTTCGAGGGTTCGAAGCTCCATTCAAGCTTGCGCTTTGACGGGCTGATATCGTCGGTGACGCTGCCGAACATCGTGTTTATCGCACTGCTCTTCGGCTCGATTCTCGTCTGGGCATTCCCCAATCTGCAGCGTCTGCTCGAAGAACACATGTCCGCGGAGAATTCGGACATGCGTTGGCCGGTGACCGCCACTAAGCGAAAGAGCTTGTCCTTCGTTAATCCGCGCGCGATGCTTGCCGTTATGTCGGCACTTCTTTTCTTCGTCGTGGTCCTGGCGATCAGGTCCGATGGTCCGTCCGAGTTTCTGTATTTTGAGTTTTGA